A genome region from Cognatishimia activa includes the following:
- a CDS encoding DUF3553 domain-containing protein produces the protein MENHNEFLEPGMLVKHPGQPAWGVGQVQSNMGGKITVNFREAGKVVIDAARVALVITDDT, from the coding sequence ATGGAAAATCACAACGAGTTTCTGGAGCCCGGCATGTTGGTGAAACACCCGGGTCAACCCGCTTGGGGCGTCGGTCAGGTGCAGTCCAATATGGGTGGGAAAATCACAGTGAACTTCAGGGAAGCGGGGAAAGTTGTCATAGATGCTGCTCGCGTTGCGCTTGTGATTACAGATGACACCTAG
- the tsf gene encoding translation elongation factor Ts yields MAITAAMVKELREMTGAGMMDAKKALTETDGDQEAAIDWLRTKGLAKAAKKSGRTAAEGLVAVTVDGGKGVAVEVNSETDFVGKNADFQAMVAKIAGAAINVADVDALKAADLGGKTVEETVTDAVATIGENMSVRRMASVEGDVVTSYVHNPATDGMGKIGVLVALKGGDEAFGKQVAMHIAAAAPQSLSEADLDPAVVEKERNVQIEIARESGKPEQVIEKMIVGRMKKFLSEVTLLGQDFVINPDLTVEAAAKEAGAEIVGYVRMEVGEGIEKKEEDFAAEVAKAAQG; encoded by the coding sequence ATGGCGATTACAGCCGCAATGGTGAAAGAACTGCGCGAGATGACCGGCGCAGGCATGATGGACGCGAAAAAAGCGCTGACCGAAACCGATGGTGATCAAGAAGCCGCAATCGACTGGCTGCGCACCAAAGGCCTCGCGAAAGCCGCAAAGAAGTCCGGCCGTACCGCAGCAGAGGGCCTCGTGGCCGTAACTGTAGACGGTGGCAAGGGTGTTGCTGTTGAAGTGAACTCTGAAACCGACTTCGTTGGTAAAAACGCTGACTTCCAAGCGATGGTTGCGAAGATCGCAGGCGCAGCAATCAACGTTGCTGACGTTGACGCGCTGAAAGCAGCCGATCTGGGCGGTAAGACCGTTGAAGAAACCGTCACCGACGCGGTTGCGACCATCGGTGAAAACATGTCCGTGCGCCGCATGGCGTCCGTTGAAGGCGACGTTGTGACCTCTTACGTGCACAACCCAGCAACCGACGGCATGGGCAAAATCGGTGTTCTGGTTGCGCTGAAAGGCGGCGACGAAGCATTCGGCAAGCAGGTTGCAATGCACATCGCAGCAGCAGCGCCTCAGTCCCTGTCTGAAGCAGACCTGGACCCAGCGGTTGTTGAAAAAGAGCGCAACGTTCAAATCGAGATCGCGCGTGAATCTGGCAAGCCAGAGCAAGTGATCGAGAAAATGATCGTTGGCCGCATGAAGAAATTCCTCTCTGAAGTCACTCTTCTGGGCCAGGATTTCGTCATCAACCCAGACCTGACCGTCGAAGCAGCCGCCAAAGAAGCAGGCGCTGAAATCGTTGGTTACGTCCGCATGGAAGTTGGCGAAGGCATCGAGAAAAAAGAAGAAGACTTTGCCGCAGAAGTTGCAAAAGCAGCGCAAGGCTAA
- a CDS encoding GNAT family N-acetyltransferase — MSASHPDFLLRLAETDEDIRAAQHLRYQVFVEEMGGDGPMVDHDAQLERDKFDTFFDHLMLLDKARGETVSEQIVGVYRLLRDDQMPQVGQFYTEDEYDLSALKDSERKLLELGRSCLAADYRGGTAMYVLWNGLADYVRTHDIEILFGTASFHGTDLDSLAPSLSLLHHRHLAPEELRVRALPQHFTEMNRIAYDDLDRRAAMLAVPALIKGYLRLGGFVGEGAYVDQVFNTTDVCLVMDTERLSATQKKIYSSGAKS, encoded by the coding sequence ATGAGCGCCTCGCACCCTGATTTTCTGCTGCGTTTGGCCGAAACAGACGAAGACATTCGGGCGGCTCAGCATTTGCGCTATCAGGTCTTTGTAGAGGAAATGGGCGGCGATGGGCCGATGGTCGATCACGATGCGCAACTTGAGCGGGACAAGTTCGACACTTTCTTTGACCACCTTATGCTTTTGGACAAAGCGCGCGGTGAAACTGTTTCTGAACAGATCGTGGGCGTTTACCGTTTGCTGCGCGACGATCAGATGCCTCAGGTCGGGCAATTCTATACCGAGGACGAATATGACCTCTCGGCGCTCAAAGATAGCGAACGTAAGCTGTTGGAATTAGGGCGTTCCTGCCTAGCTGCAGACTATCGCGGAGGCACGGCGATGTATGTGCTTTGGAATGGGCTGGCGGATTATGTGCGCACTCATGACATCGAAATCCTGTTCGGAACGGCCAGTTTCCACGGCACGGATTTAGACAGCCTCGCGCCGTCTCTGTCTCTCTTACATCACCGCCATCTGGCCCCCGAAGAGCTGCGAGTGCGTGCGCTGCCGCAACATTTCACAGAGATGAACCGCATTGCCTATGACGATCTGGATCGTCGCGCTGCGATGTTGGCGGTGCCTGCGCTGATCAAAGGCTATTTGCGTCTGGGTGGCTTTGTAGGCGAGGGGGCCTACGTTGATCAGGTCTTTAACACGACCGATGTCTGTTTAGTGATGGACACGGAACGGCTGAGCGCCACGCAGAAGAAAATTTACAGCAGCGGGGCCAAATCTTGA
- a CDS encoding glutamate-5-semialdehyde dehydrogenase: protein MKDIADIPALMAEIGQRAKAASAELAFAPAEAKAKALNSAADAVWDARAAIIEANALDMDYGRNKGLSDAMMDRLMLDEARIQSICDGLRAVAAQDDPVGEVLADWDRPSGLNIRRVRTPLGVVGVIYESRPNVTADAGALCLKSGNAVILRGGSEGFNSSRAIQSCLVKGLKDAGLPEDSIQLIPTRDRAAVQELLTMVDTVDVIVPRGGKGLVGLVQREARVPVFAHLEGIVHIYLDKDADPVKALEVVMNAKTRRTGICGAAECLLIHKDIVETIGTGVLRALIDAGVRVHADEALQSIAGTMPATAEDWGREYLDMDIAAKVVDDVDGAIAHINTFSSSHTDCVITEDQSVANRFFQRLDSAILMHNASTQFADGAEFGMGAEIGIATGKMHARGPVGAAQLTSFKYLVTGDGTTRA, encoded by the coding sequence ATGAAGGACATCGCAGATATTCCCGCCCTCATGGCAGAGATTGGCCAGCGCGCCAAAGCCGCCAGTGCAGAGCTGGCCTTTGCCCCGGCCGAGGCTAAAGCCAAAGCGCTCAATTCTGCCGCCGATGCCGTCTGGGACGCGCGTGCCGCGATCATTGAGGCCAATGCGCTGGATATGGACTATGGCCGCAACAAGGGCCTCAGCGATGCCATGATGGATCGCCTGATGCTGGACGAAGCGCGCATACAAAGCATTTGCGACGGGCTACGCGCTGTCGCCGCGCAAGACGATCCTGTGGGCGAGGTTCTTGCCGATTGGGACCGTCCAAGCGGGCTGAATATCCGACGCGTGCGCACGCCTTTGGGCGTCGTGGGCGTGATCTATGAAAGCCGCCCCAACGTGACCGCCGACGCAGGCGCGCTGTGCTTGAAATCTGGCAATGCTGTTATTCTGCGTGGCGGCTCCGAAGGCTTTAATAGCTCGCGTGCAATCCAGTCTTGCTTGGTCAAAGGCCTCAAAGACGCGGGCCTTCCAGAGGATTCCATCCAGTTGATCCCAACCCGCGACCGCGCTGCTGTTCAGGAATTACTGACCATGGTAGACACAGTCGACGTGATCGTGCCTCGTGGCGGCAAAGGGCTTGTCGGCCTTGTTCAACGCGAAGCCCGCGTGCCGGTTTTTGCCCATCTGGAAGGCATCGTGCATATCTATCTGGACAAAGACGCCGATCCTGTGAAGGCGCTTGAGGTGGTGATGAACGCCAAGACCCGTCGCACCGGAATTTGTGGTGCCGCAGAGTGCCTGCTGATCCACAAAGATATTGTCGAAACGATTGGAACCGGCGTTCTAAGGGCTCTTATCGATGCCGGAGTTCGTGTTCATGCCGATGAGGCTTTGCAATCCATTGCAGGCACGATGCCAGCAACGGCAGAGGACTGGGGTCGCGAGTATCTGGATATGGATATCGCAGCAAAAGTTGTCGACGACGTTGATGGTGCGATTGCGCATATCAACACGTTTAGCTCCAGCCACACTGATTGCGTGATTACTGAGGATCAATCCGTCGCAAATCGATTTTTCCAGCGTCTCGATTCCGCAATTCTGATGCACAATGCCTCAACTCAATTCGCCGATGGCGCGGAATTTGGCATGGGCGCGGAAATCGGCATCGCGACAGGGAAAATGCATGCGCGCGGTCCGGTGGGCGCGGCTCAGTTGACCAGCTTTAAATATCTGGTCACCGGAGACGGCACCACCCGCGCTTAA
- a CDS encoding histidine phosphotransferase family protein gives MSNSNYADLVASRICHDLINPVGAIANGVELFEMTGGAEAEMELISEGIFHTSARVRFFRIAFGVSDSEQTIPTTEVKSIFDDCRNERVIIQWRVDQPMPRRELRAAFLAILCVEQALPRGGDIVISHDNGWQIIANADAIDADPLLWEPLAENEAPTHVSPTTVPFALLPQTLKELQFLPTVLISNTRLSLYFD, from the coding sequence ATGTCTAATTCAAACTATGCGGACTTGGTAGCCTCTCGGATCTGCCATGACTTGATAAATCCGGTCGGTGCCATCGCAAACGGTGTTGAACTATTTGAAATGACGGGCGGAGCCGAGGCGGAGATGGAGCTGATTTCCGAGGGCATCTTCCACACCAGCGCACGGGTGCGTTTCTTTCGGATCGCATTTGGGGTGAGCGACTCAGAACAGACGATCCCAACGACCGAAGTTAAGAGCATTTTCGACGATTGTCGCAATGAACGAGTGATCATACAGTGGCGTGTGGATCAACCTATGCCAAGGCGCGAACTGCGGGCGGCTTTTCTGGCTATTCTATGCGTTGAACAGGCCTTGCCTCGTGGTGGCGACATCGTCATTTCCCATGACAATGGCTGGCAGATCATCGCCAATGCCGATGCGATTGATGCGGATCCATTGTTATGGGAGCCACTGGCCGAAAACGAAGCCCCAACGCATGTCTCGCCGACAACAGTGCCCTTCGCACTCTTGCCGCAAACACTGAAAGAGCTTCAATTTTTGCCGACAGTCCTGATCTCAAACACAAGACTGTCGCTTTATTTTGATTGA
- the rpsB gene encoding 30S ribosomal protein S2: protein MALPEFTMRQLLEAGVHFGHQTQRWNPRMGEFIYGSRNGIHIMDLTQTVPMLDAALNAVRETVAKGGRILFVGTKRQASGPIADAAEKSAQYYMNHRWLGGTLTNWKTVSQSIKRLNEIDEKLASGAEGLTKKERLGMERDQGKLQASLGGIREMGGTPDLLFVIDVKKEALAIAEANKLGIPVVAVVDTNCSPDGVDYIIPGNDDASRAIALYCDLASRAALDGMTAMMGAAGVDLGEFEEAPAEEAVADASEEAAADA from the coding sequence ATGGCTCTTCCTGAGTTCACCATGCGCCAGCTGCTGGAAGCAGGCGTACACTTTGGTCACCAAACACAACGTTGGAATCCCCGTATGGGCGAGTTCATCTATGGCTCGCGCAATGGCATCCACATCATGGACCTCACCCAGACCGTTCCAATGCTGGACGCGGCTCTGAACGCTGTTCGTGAAACCGTTGCAAAAGGCGGCCGCATTCTTTTCGTTGGCACCAAGCGTCAGGCGTCTGGCCCGATCGCTGATGCTGCTGAGAAATCCGCGCAATACTACATGAACCACCGCTGGCTCGGCGGCACGCTGACCAACTGGAAAACCGTGTCCCAGTCCATCAAGCGTCTGAACGAGATCGACGAGAAACTGGCATCCGGCGCAGAAGGCCTGACCAAGAAAGAGCGTCTGGGCATGGAACGTGACCAGGGCAAGCTGCAAGCGTCCCTCGGCGGTATCCGCGAAATGGGCGGCACGCCTGACCTGCTCTTCGTCATCGACGTGAAAAAAGAAGCACTGGCGATTGCCGAAGCCAACAAACTGGGTATCCCAGTTGTGGCTGTTGTCGACACCAACTGCTCCCCAGATGGCGTTGACTACATCATCCCAGGCAACGATGACGCCTCCCGTGCGATCGCTCTCTACTGTGATCTGGCATCCCGCGCGGCTCTGGACGGCATGACCGCCATGATGGGCGCAGCAGGCGTCGATCTGGGCGAGTTCGAAGAAGCGCCAGCAGAAGAAGCTGTTGCAGACGCGTCCGAAGAAGCGGCCGCAGACGCGTAA
- a CDS encoding lysophospholipid acyltransferase family protein, whose protein sequence is MTPTWTGNEDYIAQRAPKGWDWLRVIRRGVPGVLVIAVCLVILLLVRLIERPLFGQRRPITPYITCFVCRSVIWLIGFPYEIKGRPMRHPGAVVANHASWLDIFTLNAPQRIYFVSKSEVAGWPGIGTLAKATGTVFIARERREAKLQQDLFEQRLGAGHKLLFFPEGTSTDANRVLPFKTTLFQAFFSEALRDQSYVQPITVNYHAPEGEDPRYYGWWGDMDLVPNVLHVLSTPKQGRIELVFHDPKPVNSFENRKVLALDLEETTRAAHFSEISTSKPAK, encoded by the coding sequence TTGACCCCGACCTGGACCGGCAATGAGGACTATATCGCGCAGCGCGCGCCTAAAGGGTGGGACTGGCTCCGCGTAATCCGTCGAGGCGTTCCGGGCGTTTTGGTCATTGCCGTCTGTTTGGTGATTTTGCTGCTGGTGCGCCTGATCGAGCGCCCCTTGTTTGGCCAACGCCGCCCCATCACGCCCTATATCACCTGTTTCGTTTGCCGCTCGGTGATTTGGCTGATCGGGTTTCCTTACGAGATCAAAGGCCGACCCATGCGCCACCCCGGCGCGGTTGTGGCCAATCACGCAAGCTGGTTGGACATCTTCACGTTGAACGCGCCACAGCGGATCTATTTCGTGTCAAAATCCGAAGTCGCGGGCTGGCCCGGTATCGGAACGCTCGCCAAGGCGACCGGAACGGTTTTCATTGCACGGGAACGGCGAGAGGCGAAGCTGCAACAGGATCTCTTTGAACAGAGGCTCGGGGCAGGGCACAAATTGCTCTTCTTTCCAGAGGGCACGTCAACCGATGCCAATCGCGTTTTGCCTTTTAAAACCACCTTGTTTCAGGCGTTTTTCAGCGAGGCCCTACGCGATCAATCCTATGTGCAGCCGATCACTGTGAACTACCATGCCCCCGAAGGCGAAGACCCGCGTTACTATGGCTGGTGGGGAGACATGGATCTGGTCCCAAACGTGCTGCATGTTCTGTCGACCCCGAAACAAGGACGGATCGAACTGGTGTTTCACGACCCAAAACCCGTAAATAGCTTTGAAAATCGCAAAGTTCTGGCGCTGGATCTCGAAGAAACCACCCGCGCGGCGCATTTCAGCGAAATATCCACGTCAAAACCTGCAAAATAA
- the proB gene encoding glutamate 5-kinase codes for MAALSDAKRLVIKIGSALLVDRTTGALREDWLKSLAEDVAWLKGMGKDIIMVSSGSIALGRGVLSLGNKDLPLDQSQAAAAVGQIRLAGAYEDALKPHGITTAQVLVTLEDSSNRRRYLNSRATLAQLLSLGVLPIVNENDTVATDEIRYGDNDRLAAQIALTTGADQLILLSDVDGFYSGNPQKDPSAKRFDTVTDITPEIEAMAGEGTSGLSKGGMITKLWAAKTATSGGCAMAITEGSTLNPLKALENGANATWFTAKGTPQLARKSWISSMKPQGQITVDQGAETALQKGKSLLPAGISGVTGDFERGDPVEILAQDGRKLGQGLTAYTSLEAQAIKGKHSSDFEAILGYPARSVIIHRDDMAL; via the coding sequence TTGGCAGCCTTAAGCGATGCAAAACGGCTGGTGATCAAGATCGGGTCTGCACTTCTCGTGGACCGGACCACTGGTGCTTTGCGGGAAGACTGGCTGAAAAGCCTCGCTGAGGATGTGGCATGGCTCAAGGGCATGGGCAAAGACATCATCATGGTCTCGTCAGGCTCAATCGCCTTGGGACGCGGCGTGCTTTCGCTTGGCAACAAAGACCTGCCGCTGGATCAATCCCAAGCCGCCGCCGCAGTCGGGCAGATCCGCCTAGCAGGTGCCTATGAGGACGCGCTCAAACCCCACGGCATCACAACCGCACAGGTGCTCGTCACACTCGAGGACAGTTCCAACCGCCGCCGCTACCTCAATTCCCGCGCGACTTTGGCGCAGCTTTTGTCCCTTGGCGTACTGCCTATCGTCAACGAAAACGATACCGTTGCAACCGATGAAATCCGCTACGGCGACAACGACCGCTTGGCCGCGCAGATCGCGCTAACTACCGGCGCGGATCAGTTAATCCTGCTGTCGGATGTGGACGGGTTTTACTCCGGCAACCCACAAAAAGACCCATCCGCCAAGCGTTTCGACACGGTCACGGATATCACCCCCGAGATCGAAGCCATGGCGGGCGAGGGGACCTCTGGCCTGTCCAAAGGTGGCATGATCACCAAGCTTTGGGCCGCCAAAACCGCGACCAGCGGCGGCTGTGCTATGGCGATCACCGAGGGCTCTACGCTGAACCCGCTGAAGGCACTGGAAAACGGAGCGAACGCCACGTGGTTCACCGCCAAAGGCACGCCACAACTGGCGCGCAAAAGCTGGATCTCCTCGATGAAACCCCAAGGGCAGATCACCGTCGACCAAGGCGCCGAAACCGCGCTGCAAAAAGGCAAAAGCCTTTTGCCAGCAGGCATTTCCGGCGTCACAGGCGATTTTGAACGCGGCGATCCGGTCGAAATCCTCGCGCAGGACGGACGCAAACTCGGCCAGGGGCTCACAGCCTATACAAGCCTTGAGGCACAAGCCATCAAAGGCAAACACAGCTCGGACTTCGAAGCAATCCTTGGCTACCCGGCCCGCTCTGTTATCATCCACCGCGACGACATGGCGCTTTAG